The nucleotide sequence GATGTGTGCATTGCTTAATTGAACTAGAAATCCAAACAGGTTAGAAAATGGTAATCATGCAGAAAAATTCTGCAATTTGATGCCCTTACATGGACAGAAATTACTGGGTTTTATTCCTTACGTGATATGTAATGAAAAGTAAAAACTAAGCAACAAGAAAATCTAATGAACATTACAATCCGCATGATGATCTAAACCAAACTATGGAGAAAAATATAGCAATTCAAGCACCTATAGTGGGGCCAAAGCCTTAGCTCTGTGTATTGGTTGTATCACTAACCATATGGATTGCATCTGGGAAAGATCTAATGGTTTTAAACTGAATTGACCTCAATTCAACAGCAAAATCCAATGCTTGATTCATGTTTTGTCGAGCACCTGCTAATGCCTCAACAACCTCTGCATTGGTCAGGTAAGAGGCGATTATGTGACTCAATATTCTATCATGTCTTTCTTGAAATCTCACTACTCTTTCTTCTGCTTCTTCCAAAGCCTCCcttatgatttttagtttttccaAAGTCATTTGTTTCCTTTGCCATCTCTTGAGGTTTGGTACACAAAATATGAACGATGCAGAGAAGCCTATTATGGCGAAAACGATTTTGCCAATGTCCATGACAGATTATGGTTATGCTTCATAGAGACATAAGAGTAATACAATGCATACACATATACTTTGCTTCGTTTTGGGGTTACTACATTTCTTCAACTTGAATtaattatcttttctttttctactttttcttttcctgCCAGCTTTAATCCATTATCACCAATTTTGCATGGTAGATGTTGAGCAAACAAATATTCTTGATTAAGATGCAATggcattcaattcaattcaattcaatgtaaGCACAAGAGGGTGTTTTGATCAGTTTCAAAGGCATTTCCACCAAGTATTATTGTCTTGATTAAGATGCAATggcattcaattcaattcaatgtaaattacatattcataaaataaaaacacaaccCATCCCTACAAAGTAAGCACAAGAGGGTGTTTTGATCAGTTTCAAACCAAGGTGGGAGGCGGAgcacaaatattttaaaaaagaagagtaaagaataaaaaaatgttgcatGCATGTTACTTTTTTGAGAGTTTTGCTGATAATCTACCCCGAGAAGTCCTCAAATCAGGTTTTGTTTTTCTAACTCTCCTCTTTCTTTGCTTTCTGGGGTTCTGCCGCTTCATTGGACTTCTATCAACTTGCATTCTTTCTAGACGCTGACGACGGATCTCAGGATCAGCCCAACCTTTTCCCCATTCTGAGAATGAGGAAAACGGTTTGTCAGTTTTTGTCTCAAGTAACATATCTGCCTCAGGGTAAACATAAAAAGTTTCTTCAGTTATGGACTTCACAAATTCCAAACCTAGTTCTGTTAAGTCCGGGTATTTTATCTGAACATTTGTCTGCAATTGTACAGTGGAAAACTTGAGGTCAAATTGCAGTTGAATTACCAACGCGCACGGAACAAGGTCGCATATGCGCAGATAAAGATCATTATGTTACATTACCTCCTTGTAGGCTCACTGCGCAAATGTTTATATAATTTCTTTAGTTTCAGTGACAACAAATTCAACACTTTCAACAAATAATTCAATGAACAtgcaattttattaataatatcaaTATACAAGGATGGGTTATTTCTAGTTGAAGCAAGTATACCTTGTCATCTCCTTCCCTGATATATCCTTTAGCTTCCAAAATTCGAGTAAGGCCTCTCCACCACAGTATATCAGTGGTTAAGAATTTTTGAAACTGCGTATGACCATCATATATGGAagcaattaaaatttgtttcttgAATTCGTAACAACATAAAGCATCCACCAGAACAACAACTCAGTGCAAGCTGATAATTATACACAGGTTTACCTGCTCCCTTATACTTCTAACTAACGTCGTTAGACTTGGCCTCTCTCCTAGTCTTCTATCCTTGGAATTGAAATGGATATCATCATTATCCGAGGAATCCACGGAATAGCTACGTGCCTGAAAAAATAGCATTCATGACACATCAGTTTCTTTCCACTTATGCAGTACAGAATGCAATCTCTGGTCCATGACAGTTTCATTCCATAAAACAAAGTATGCTGTAAAAGTCAAAGGGTCAATATTTGGGTATAAAAGTCACATATAAGACACAAATGCAAGTGTAGTTGGTCTAATACAAATATCAAACTGAAACTATTAGACATACATTTCCGGCCAGCATTATAGTTTGCAGTAAAATACAAGCCTCCTCTTTTAGATTCAGTCTTTGAGGTGGTCCATTATTGCAAACATCACATCTGTATGAAAGTAGGTTCATCATGAAAATGAACGTGTAAAGGCTAACATGAATATATAAATGACTCAAAACTAAACACTCTACCAATAAATACAACCACAAGATAATCCTTTGATTACAAAAGAAAGCCGATAAGCTAATGCAATAAACAAGGTAATTCAATACGGACAACTGGttcaatttaaaatacaaaGGATTTCAAGTTTCTCCtattttagaataaattttCACTTCGACTGAAGCTTAAACTgttatagataaaaaaaaattggtggtgtctggggttcgaaccctggaccttgcatatattatgcattgttcctaccaactgagctgagctcacgaggacaaactGTTATAGATAATTAAACAGCAAGGCATTGAGACAAGACTTGACATACAAGAGACACTTCTGATGGCTGAAATCCTCTCCGAAGTATTCTACAAGTATCTTTGCTCGACAACATGAAGTATTCATTCCATATCTGCACATATACAATAAGATTTAGCCCTAACATAATATCGGAAAAAAAGACAAAGATACATTCATCATGGCAAACCTGAAACAATCAGACAACATGATATATGCTTGTTTTGTCATATCTTCACTTCTACGACTTGGCAAAAGTGATGGCTTCCTTGCTAGGTTTGCATATAGAACTGGTTGAAAATGGGGGCCAAATACAAGAGCAAAAGAATAAAACAACAAGCAACCTACTTATTATGTGAATCAAAGGAGCAACATaagttcaaaattcaaaagagaATAAGAACGGAAAATTGCATCACCAGGTAAAAATTATAGTCCAGTATAATAAAACTTACTGCAATCTGCTAATTTCCCATCTCGACCAGCCCGTCCAGCTTCTTGGTAGTAGGCTTCCAAACTCTAATAAAATtacatgtaaaaatattttaggtatctccaaaacaacttttttagaACTCAGGAAGCAAAAGTATAAAACATGGAATGCACAAGAAAATACAGataaaaacttcaattataattgattatgtcaagaaaaaagtatttgaaaaaaaaaaaagacctgcGGCCAACCATAGTGGATGATTCTTCTAACATTCGATTTATCAATTCCCATTCCAAACGCTATTGTTGCAACAACAACCTGAAGATGATAAAACACAAGCACAACATGTGAAACCTTAATTTCTGAACCCAGCATATAAAACTGTAGTATTAAAAGATGACATACTAAAACTGATAACTGACCACgttaattcaaataaaaaccTTATAAGTCCCTCTTTAAACTCCCACACaccccaaaaaacaaaaaagtgagtagttgagttaaaaaaaattgaactgaaACATCTAAAATATTCTGTTCAGGCACCAGATCCATACCTCTAAAGTATTTTCATGAAACTCTTTATGAGTCCTTCTTAGATGCAACTTGGGCAGCTGGAGAAAGAAATTGAACTCGTAAATTGGTTTCAAAGATCATCAAATGGTGTCAGGAGAATGTGCAgcaaacattttttatatatcataATGCAAAATTAACTATTGAGCTTGGTTCAATCAAAATCTACAATGGAGCATGCAAGAataattgaaaatgagaaacagaagaaaaataaaaattataaatttttctactTCCCAATACTTCATCATATGGTGTCTTAGAATTGAAATTCTCTTGCCAAGACATGATCATCCTGattcattcaaaatataaacaaccatCTAATTACACAAGCTGGATATAATTATACTGCATACCCCTGCATTATAAGCGGCAGCCTTCACACCAGACTTGCAGAGATACTTGGCAATTCTCACTGTATCTTTTCTGGTGGGTACATATATAATTGTTGGTCCTTGTCCCAAAGGCTCCTTAAGCATTTTGAGTCTTTTTTCTGGTTTCGTAGGTGTATCAATTGTCTCAGATAACTCACATTGCTTGGGAGGAGGTTGCACACAAAATTCACCACATGTAACTAAAAGAGCCAAAACATACAATTAGGAATCTTAAATGTAGTGACGGATCTAGGAATTTTACATAGTGGGGCCAACATACATAGACAATTATAAcattaaacaaaacattgagcaatttatcattttctataataataacGAAcaaaacccacttgggttggtctggtggtgttggcttgggaccttggagtgtgctcctctcaaggtctcaggtttgatTCCCCCTGGTACAAATTTTGGTGGGctagtccatacagagctttgcTCTAGCTTTAAATGGGGCCCCCACaagtggacggtgggattggACCCCTAGGATTAGTCGGCCCTTGGGCCCGATACCAAATTTTCAATaaaccaacaaacaaacaacGTTTATTCATTTTCagacccaaaaaataaaataaaaaatgaacaaacCACCATTTTGGCCTTTGAATACGTGAGGCACTGTCATATAGTTCctgaatgtattgaaattgcaaACATATCCTCAAGTGTATCTTAATTAGTCATTTTGGGTACTCCAATGTGTTTTTTGTTAATCTTTTGGTCCTCAAATCTGTTTTttcgttagtcaatttagtctctaaaatcacaaacaaaagaaacactCGGAATGCATTTGCAGTTTCGATACATTCAAGGACTATAATGACAACATCTCACACATTTAGggaacaaaataattgtttaccctaatattaatatattaatatatgtaCAGAACAACGGTGGGGGCAAATGCCCACACTCGTCCAAACGTAGGTCCGCCCCCTGCTTAGAGCTACTACTATAGTACTGAAAATGCTCAGTTTCTAAATTAAACATGACTAATTATTTGTAATGAACTATGAGAGAGCAGAAAGATCAGTACCATCCAAGTCATCCGCACTTTGAAAGACGTCAACATCATTTTCCAGGAACTCAATTGtcagttttcttctttttttatgatTGCTGGTGTTTCCAGAGTGCATTACATTAATATCCCTATCATCACAGTCATCTTGGTTGCCGTCCACATCATCAGAAGAAACACTGTCTGTATCAGAAGCATCAGAGCTAATGGAAACACCATCTGCATCACCTGAGGTGAAAGCTTTCTTATTCCCACCATATACTTTAATCAATTCATGAAAATCTTTCTCGTAAGAAGCCCATGATGTTCTACTATGCTTTACCTGATTGAAGAGCAGTGAATTTGAAGTGTTATGGAGTAACAAGAAATATAAGTGTAGGAATTGTCATCAACAAACTCACCATGAAGCGTAAATTAGGTCGAAAAAATGATGTGAGAACAACACTTGTATCTTTTGACAAACgcagtgattttaaaatgtcTTCTCGAACTCTCTTTGTAGCTGTAGCTGTCAACGCCATCATGGGTATATCAAATTTCAAGGATTTTAGCTTGCCAGTAGTGAAATTTTCCCTCAATACAGACAGTCGGCTGAAACAAGAGAAGGCGTTTTAAAAACATATCATACTTACAAACAGTAGAATAAATACACAAACAGGATAAACGTGATATGTTGATAGTTGAAATAATCAACTAACAAATCAATTGTTCTTAGGTTCTTTGATCACACAAACCAGAGGCTATGATAATTTAAGATGTCGTATGCACAATAATTGATACATAaacaatgaataaatataagggacaaaaataacAAACCTGTAAGCTGGACGGAAATCATGACCCCATTTAGAAACACAATGTACCTCATCAATTGCAAACAAAGCAATACCACGGGTTTCAGCAAGCTTCTGCAACGGTTGAATCAATCTACATTGAATTGTATTATAAATACCAAACATGAGAAGAACAAAAAGACAGCAAATGTTGACTTCTAAAATACAGACTAAGCTTCAAGACCCCTATGACCCTAACCATACCTTAGAACTGTTTCTGGACAAATATACACTATACTATACATGCCTCTCATTGCTTTCTTTTCAACAGTATTATCAGGCTGCCCAGAGCCAAGAAAGCAAGCACTGATTCCATGTTTTGTTAGCTTTAAGCATTGATCGTGCATTAGGCTTATTAAAGGCGAAATCACAACCACCACTTTCCCAGTTAACAATGCAGGAATCTGAAAGCATAGAGATTTCCCTGCCAAAAAGTAACACTATGAATAGATGCACAACAGCTGCACAAAACAGAGCAAGtatgaacaaataaatatagCAGAAAAGACATTTAAACTTTATCTAGAACAACcaaattcaacaactttttaaaTAGCTAAATGTGATTAACCTAGATTTTCAAGTGTTCAAATTCACAAACAGTTGAAACGCCTAAAATTGTGGTTAATTAAGTTAGTTGATGGTTAATGAGTTATCAAGTTTTGACATACTCATTAACCACTCATTGAACTTCTTTAACCACGTGTGTGAACCAtttaaaaagttgttgaatttcGTTGTCtcaaattgttcaaataacattactGTAAAGATAAAGAACAAAACCAGATCCAGTTGCAGCCAAGACAAGACAATCTCTATGATCAATCCAAGCAGAGAGAGCTTCCTTCTGAAAACTTTTCAAAGATGAAAAACCAAAATGCTTTTGCAACAAAATGCTAGCTTTTTGCTGCCAATCAGATGCAACATCGATAGCATGAGCTACTGCGGAATCATGATCAAATCCCATTCGCGGTAAGAACTCTTTCTCCTTGTGCTCTTCCACATcctcatcatcattatcatcatcaacgacaacaacatttttgtttttctcattgaCTTTACTACTAGATTGAAAATAATGGTTGATTGTTCTGGACTTTGGAACTTgaagagaagatgaaaaagttcgTTTTTTGAGAGCTTTCCcattatttgaaattgattttgtgaCATGGGTTGTGGATGGTTCACGGTTACTGCTGCTACTATTACTAGTATTGAAGATATGCTCCACAACGCTTGGAATCGAAGGACCCACTACTTTTATTGCTTCGAGAATTTGGGAATGCTGGAAACCCATTTCAACCATTTCTGAAATGACTTGATCGGAAGATTTGTTGTTGGAATCCATCGCAATGCTTGATGAAAAATGTTCAAAACgtgaattagggttaaaagaaTCCGCTTTTGATTTTGGGGGAAAATTGAAATGTCGCAATGGGTTTTCGAATTCTACGAAGGTTTCATTGTGTTGAGTGTCAGATTGTAGGGTTTGTACTAACAGAAGAGTGAAGAATTGGGAGAATGAGAGCGTAATGCATACCTGATTTGAAACGATGAACTCTTCAATTGTTCTGATAAGTTACAATCCCGCCAAATCTACTATTTCTTGATATTCTGAAAAGTTTACAAAAGaggaaattttttcaaaaaactattcGAGGTGTTATGATTAAACTGTACCTGATTTTGACGTTGAATTTGGGTTATGATTAAACCGGGTCAATTGGACGGTTCAATTAAGTTTTTACTCACAAATCTACGCATTCTATACTATGGAATAAGGACCATTTTCCTTCATATTTAAAGTACTTTTGTGAATATGATAGGGTTTAACTTCAACTCAAATTTATAAGGTGGGCACAACATAATAGATTCGGGATATGTTCAAATACTATtttagaagttgaaatttgtcaAAAATCGATTTACTTTCTCCAGCCTTAATTATaaacattttcttattttttttaggttcattcaatatatgatatatatggtCTATATTATAtgcatatacatcatttattcaatatataaaaaattgctTATAGTTAAGACCATGGAGAGTATAAAATGGGAGTTATTAAATCAAAgtcttataatattaataaattatgggtcatgctaacttgtgcaaTAAGATCACATGTTAAGATTTCTAAAAATAGAaagtatttattaaaaaaaattaaatttcaatcttttgaaaagtaaattagtacaattttcaatacaaaatttactatttttggTATcctaacatgtgccctaaggaTTATCTTTGATATTCTAACATGTGCCTTAAGGACAtatgttagcattttccataaatTTTTAAGTGGTTTCTCGAGAGGTACATGAGACTAAACACCCCTCGTCcacgtgagcttaactcaattggtatgaataatgcataaaatatgcaaggtccggggttcgaaccccgaccataaaaaaaaaaaaacacccccTCACATATAGCGTAAATAAAAGGTGTTGCATGTAATAATAAAGCTAACTAGAATTGCCACCATTAAGGGCTAGACAATGACAAAGTGAAGCTACCAATTATTGAACACATATGGTCATTGGTCAGGACGTCATCCACCCTCCTCTCCCAACACCTTAGAGCATTGTCAATGGTGTATGGATTTTTCTTGGACGCATTGCTATTTTTACCTTTTCAATTTCACCTcatctttcaagtttcaacccaaCAATTCCAAAAAGCTTACTATTTATAGTTCCACCAATAATTTGGCATCCTTATATTTCAACAAACGACTCATTTACTTGTCTTTTATGAAACAATAATTCATTCACATAAGAGATGAGAGAAGCTTATCTATAGAAGCATTGCAACTATTTAGATACTATACACTTTGACAAAACTCAAAAGTAGGTACTAgcaatataaaataaaggtaaaaGAATATGAAGTCCACATATACCAAAACtccataaaatgaaattaaagttACACTCAAGTTgtttaaaaatttcaattaattccTATGAACACATGCATGAAATTAAGTGTAAGTAAAGTCTAAGTCTAATCTATCTAAAAGGAGCAAGAGGGTTTGGGGTACGTGGAGTTTTAGACCTTCTAAGCTCTTTACAAACATTATCCAACATTCCCATAAAATCTCTCACAATAACAAATATCCTAAGTGGATTATCCTCCTTACTAACATCTCCATGAAAATATTCTGTTATTTCTTTAACACGTGCTATCACTCTATCTTCATCTCCTCTTAACTCCTTCAAATTTCCATCCACATATTGCAAGAACAACTTCATAGACATCACAAAATTATGACACATTTCATCTTCATGCAACTCATTTTCCACTAGTTGTTTCAGCCTAACCATTCCATCGTATAGATTTGAAACAGAACTAGCAAGAACATCTAAGTCAATTGTTGCTGTCTTTTTAACATTGTACAATTCAGTACTTAGACCAGACACTAGTTCTAGTCCCATTTTTCTGtaatcttcttctttctcttcttctgttcggtttttgttacttttttggCTTATTTTTCCCATTATGCTATCTGAAACTCTTATTCCTTCTGAACGAACAATCTCTTGAACAACAAAGTGGAGTAAGGTTGTTTTGCCATCGGTTCCTTTAACATCTGCAAGCTTTAGTAGAGCATCGAGTTTAAATGCTCTTGCACCTCCCCTTATCGTTCCAACGTTCATGCGATTTCCTGTTTTGAGTACTGCTTCTAGAAGTTTCAAGAAGAGTCTGCTTGATCTTAGCTCCTTGCATGCCTCCTGGTATATATAGGACATTAACACAAGGTTTGTGTGAGAATGTTTAAGCCATGTAACACCGACACTTCAGATTAAAAGCGTGTCCGACACATATGCACATGGTGACATTTAAATATTTCACTTTCTCAAATTGTTACAGGTCTCAATGTAGTTAAGTATATGCTAGTAATGCATGTCCATGTTAAATAAATAGACCACCAATTTAACATCTTAAACTAGTGAAATTCAGGATGATCTTAAAGTTAAAAATCATTGGACTTGTGAGACAATTTGAGACTAAACTAACTGGCTCAAAAGATCTATGAGGCTCCGACAGAGACACAAATCAGACAGTGAACACACCTTCGATAAGAGAAAATGTAAGTAATTAAATGTAACAACATGTATCGGTGTCATGTCAACGTTGATACTAACATGTGTCAGACACTGAACACATCTTCAATTCGATGTATCGTTATTTAAATGATCaataatgattttaattttttgttgattccaaTAACCAAACTGTCCTATTTTAGGACCATAATTTCAGAGGCAAATTGATTACACTTTTTTGAAATTGACTAAATTGATGCTGATATTTTGTTTGCAATAGGACAAGATCATAtggttaaatattaaattttggaTACATGGTCACTTACCTCTAGCATTGAAAATGAGTTCCTTAggtgaacaacttcatcatcAAAAGTCTCTTTATAAAGCATTGTTTCTACTCTTTGAAAGGCAAATGGTACACAAAGTACTGCCCTCACAAACTTTTCGGCGGACCCCAATTCATTGATGTTGCCTTTATAATTGAAGAGCTTACCCTCTTCTTCCTTGGTAGGTACCATTTTCACCAATGCCTCTAATTGTTGCAAAGACAATCCCTTCCCTgctttttcaaaacaatttaataaCATCTTTGACAATGTTGACTTGACCATAAATTGTCTTCAAAATATGGTATAAAAACCACATGCTTCTACAGTTCTATAAACCAAAATCATTGTTCAATTTTACTTTGTAACAGTAatgtatattattaataattcataGTATGGGACAAATTGTTTTATTTGCAGCATGTTTATGACAAATTGAACTTTGGAGTTTGGAATatgttattaaataataattttaacacGTAGATGAGACTTAATTATTATGTGTGACAAGTGTTAATAATTAAAGAGTACTTTTACCTTGCATTAGTGCATCACATACTTGTTCAGCTGTCACATTCAGAGCTTTTGAGAGTATTGTTATGTTCTGCAACCTTTTTGGATCAAGTACATGCTTGCTTGGTGATGGTGTTTTACTCTTGCTTTCATCATTGTTAATTGAACTTTGTAAATTATAGCCAAAAAGTGACTCAATCATTTCCTCATCCAACCTGATTAAAAATTCATGATATGGTTAAAAAcagtgaaaaataaataaaaatgaagaattcattttcatataaataaatacttctAATAAATTTGAACTTACTCAAATGAACTTGATCTTAATTTGTCCCAAACCATTGTACGATTTGGTGCAGCTCTTACTTTGTCCCAATGAAGTGGTTTGAGTTTAGCCAATGGTGTACCATCTTTACCAAGTGGTGATTGAGGGAATTGATATGGTGGAGGAGGTGgtgtttttgcatttttgttgCTATTTCCTCTTGGAAATGGAGGGGGgcatggtggtggtggaggagatTTTGTAGggttagatgaagaaggagaaaATGAATCTTTTTCAGGACTAAGATTTGATCTTGAAGAAGTTTCTGAATTTACAGGAGAAGATAAGGTATGAGATGTCAATGAGAGTGGAGAATGAGATGAAACTCTAGATGAAGTTGTTAATGAATGTAAAGTAAAGAGTGGCATTTTCAATGGTGGTGTTGGTGGTGGCGGCGGAGGAGGAGGTGGAGAGGAATTAGATGTTTGTGGACATTGGACAAAGGTTTCATTTTCAATATCTTGGTCTTTTTGTTTTGGACTATAAGGTGGTTGGTGAGAATCATTTGTGTTTTGTGGAGAACTAGGTAATTGGTTTGGtaataatgaaaatgaattttgaggTGACAATAACAAAGATTGTGTGTCACTTAGGCTACCAGCTGAAGCATTAGAAAGTCTTGTATTTGATTGTGAATCAACAAATGAATGAAAGCTTTCATCTTCTGATGAATCACAATCTTCATGAACAATTTTATCAACACATTcatgttcattttttattactagttcttcttcatgaacagAAACAATTTCCTTAGTAAAAGAACTACTAACATTATTGTCACTAGTCTTTGTCAAAGTACAAGCATGTTGTTCAACATCTTCACCTAATGCATCAAGATAGAACAGATCTAGTCCTGGATTTAAACTCACCTTGccttttgtttttcctttggtATTGCTGCTGCAAAGAGGCATTGTTCTTTTTGGTTTCTTCTTTTTGTGATTTGTGAATTTTTTCCTGCAGAATAAGATTAAGCCAAGAGAAATAACAAATGCAGCAACTCCTACAGAAACAAAAACAGCTACTAGTATTCTTTTGGTTCTGCCTCTATCATCATGATGAAGCTTTTTAGGTGGTTGATTCCAATGAAAGTGATGCTTTTGATGATAAGAATGAGGGTGAAAGTGCATTACTTGAGAAGGTGTTGGAGCTGGAGCTGGAGCTTCAACTTCAGCTTCAATGTTTTGTGATGGAGAAGGTGATGGTGTGAGAAActgatcagaatcagaatcagaatcaccATTGGATTTAGAAGGTACCCTTTTGTGGAAACTCTTTAAACCAAGTAAAGATCTAAACTTTTCAACTATAAAACCTTGTTTCTCTTCATTCTCATCTAAACCTGAGATTTTCTGAACCTgcttcttttcattttcttgttcTTTCATGTAATAGTTATCTTGTAAAGTATGAACATGGAAGCTTCCAGCTGCATTGATTAAAGCACCAACACTCAAAATGTGAGTCCTTTGTGATGATGATAAAGGAACCAAGAGtgtgataatgatgatgaagatcatggTAAGAAGCTCAGAACCacaactcattttctttttctttcttccaacTAAAAGTTAATGCAGCTTTCCTCTTATAAAAGCttgtttcctttttgtttttttcataaaaaaaaatgaatattttttcatttggttAGTGCTGGTGAATGAAAATAAGATCTGAAACAGTACTGTCTTTAATGCTACTCCAAGCAAAGCAGGGAACCCCTGAACCTTTGGCAGTTGTAGTTGTACCAGGCCTTCTTTACTTCCCTGTTCCTACACTCTTATCTCTTCTTATCATTAATAAATTCTACCCTACAATAAGGCACTGTTAATGCATATGCATACTAAACCTGTTTTGGaaaatctttctttctttacaCTTTGACTTAATTCTTTTGTCTTGTATGCTTTTTTTATCATGTATGTATTTGTCAGAAAAGTTATGCAATATAAGCTATGATGCACGGCCACTCCGTAGATTAGGCGTGTCCAGGTGTCACACACGATACTGATacttgtaattacactaaattatgtaattttctcaaattattagcagtATCGATGTATCAGTGTCTGTGTCATGTCCGATGTTCGTGttgtatccgtgcttcatagaataTAAGTATATTATTATAACACTCTACCAACATGCACCTTGTTGCTTTTTAGCATTATaatttgattgatgatgattCAAAAGGTTTAGTATCTGGGAATTGAGACATGATCTTTGATGTTGGATGGATCATAAAACTTTTTAGtagttaaaagttatttaatcaaaaaattgtaaatgtgGACTGCTGTGGGGTCATGTTTTGTTGGACTTGCCTAACACCATATACGGGTGATTCTATAAGATTTCTCCAACCTCTTATTTATAAATCAACATCAATGGTTCGTAA is from Medicago truncatula cultivar Jemalong A17 chromosome 1, MtrunA17r5.0-ANR, whole genome shotgun sequence and encodes:
- the LOC11415668 gene encoding ATP-dependent DNA helicase Q-like SIM isoform X1 translates to MDSNNKSSDQVISEMVEMGFQHSQILEAIKVVGPSIPSVVEHIFNTSNSSSSNREPSTTHVTKSISNNGKALKKRTFSSSLQVPKSRTINHYFQSSSKVNEKNKNVVVVDDDNDDEDVEEHKEKEFLPRMGFDHDSAVAHAIDVASDWQQKASILLQKHFGFSSLKSFQKEALSAWIDHRDCLVLAATGSGKSLCFQIPALLTGKVVVVISPLISLMHDQCLKLTKHGISACFLGSGQPDNTVEKKAMRGMYSIVYICPETVLRLIQPLQKLAETRGIALFAIDEVHCVSKWGHDFRPAYSRLSVLRENFTTGKLKSLKFDIPMMALTATATKRVREDILKSLRLSKDTSVVLTSFFRPNLRFMVKHSRTSWASYEKDFHELIKVYGGNKKAFTSGDADGVSISSDASDTDSVSSDDVDGNQDDCDDRDINVMHSGNTSNHKKRRKLTIEFLENDVDVFQSADDLDVTCGEFCVQPPPKQCELSETIDTPTKPEKRLKMLKEPLGQGPTIIYVPTRKDTVRIAKYLCKSGVKAAAYNAGLPKLHLRRTHKEFHENTLEVVVATIAFGMGIDKSNVRRIIHYGWPQSLEAYYQEAGRAGRDGKLADCSCLLFYSFALVFGPHFQPVLYANLARKPSLLPSRRSEDMTKQAYIMLSDCFRYGMNTSCCRAKILVEYFGEDFSHQKCLLCDVCNNGPPQRLNLKEEACILLQTIMLAGNARSYSVDSSDNDDIHFNSKDRRLGERPSLTTLVRSIREQFQKFLTTDILWWRGLTRILEAKGYIREGDDKTNVQIKYPDLTELGLEFVKSITEETFYVYPEADMLLETKTDKPFSSFSEWGKGWADPEIRRQRLERMQVDRSPMKRQNPRKQRKRRVRKTKPDLRTSRGRLSAKLSKK
- the LOC11415668 gene encoding ATP-dependent DNA helicase Q-like SIM isoform X2: MDSNNKSSDQVISEMVEMGFQHSQILEAIKVVGPSIPSVVEHIFNTSNSSSSNREPSTTHVTKSISNNGKALKKRTFSSSLQVPKSRTINHYFQSSSKVNEKNKNVVVVDDDNDDEDVEEHKEKEFLPRMGFDHDSAVAHAIDVASDWQQKASILLQKHFGFSSLKSFQKEALSAWIDHRDCLVLAATGSGKSLCFQIPALLTGKVVVVISPLISLMHDQCLKLTKHGISACFLGSGQPDNTVEKKAMRGMYSIVYICPETVLRLIQPLQKLAETRGIALFAIDEVHCVSKWGHDFRPAYSRLSVLRENFTTGKLKSLKFDIPMMALTATATKRVREDILKSLRLSKDTSVVLTSFFRPNLRFMVKHSRTSWASYEKDFHELIKVYGGNKKAFTSGDADGVSISSDASDTDSVSSDDVDGNQDDCDDRDINVMHSGNTSNHKKRRKLTIEFLENDVDVFQSADDLDVTCGEFCVQPPPKQCELSETIDTPTKPEKRLKMLKEPLGQGPTIIYVPTRKDTVRIAKYLCKSGVKAAAYNAGLPKLHLRRTHKEFHENTLEVVVATIAFGMGIDKSNVRRIIHYGWPQSLEAYYQEAGRAGRDGKLADCILYANLARKPSLLPSRRSEDMTKQAYIMLSDCFRYGMNTSCCRAKILVEYFGEDFSHQKCLLCDVCNNGPPQRLNLKEEACILLQTIMLAGNARSYSVDSSDNDDIHFNSKDRRLGERPSLTTLVRSIREQFQKFLTTDILWWRGLTRILEAKGYIREGDDKTNVQIKYPDLTELGLEFVKSITEETFYVYPEADMLLETKTDKPFSSFSEWGKGWADPEIRRQRLERMQVDRSPMKRQNPRKQRKRRVRKTKPDLRTSRGRLSAKLSKK